In the Natronogracilivirga saccharolytica genome, one interval contains:
- a CDS encoding SPOR domain-containing protein yields the protein MSYTPARRDPIRSLDTNPAKQNPERSRTTGDHAFWNHSGFFRTFLISAALIAASCAPSEELRDDEMELLLDEAIEDYADLAEELDKRARTEPEPDDYTVTEVEEHAVELLEELPELAFDLKSHRSQLSDQGAVFLNEIPDIYLSEPETEERREPDRGYRIQIVSTEDARLANDIKDHFDDWIREVSAPPYPNTYMTFRPPYYRVHVGDYLSREKAMEFTEFVRLEFDEAWVVHSSINPARVER from the coding sequence ATGTCATATACACCTGCACGCAGGGACCCGATACGGTCACTTGATACTAATCCGGCAAAACAGAATCCTGAACGGTCCCGAACCACAGGCGATCATGCTTTCTGGAACCATTCCGGATTTTTCCGGACTTTCCTCATCAGCGCGGCTCTGATTGCAGCTTCCTGTGCTCCGAGTGAAGAGCTCAGGGATGATGAAATGGAGCTTCTTCTCGATGAAGCCATAGAAGATTATGCCGATCTTGCTGAAGAGCTTGATAAACGGGCACGCACGGAGCCGGAACCGGATGATTATACTGTAACGGAGGTTGAAGAACACGCCGTTGAATTGCTCGAAGAGCTCCCGGAGCTGGCTTTTGATCTCAAAAGTCACCGAAGTCAGTTGTCAGACCAGGGGGCTGTTTTTCTGAATGAAATACCTGATATTTATTTGAGTGAGCCGGAAACCGAAGAGCGCAGGGAGCCCGACCGGGGCTATCGCATACAAATTGTTTCCACGGAAGATGCACGGCTTGCCAATGACATCAAAGATCATTTCGATGATTGGATCAGAGAAGTGAGTGCACCACCTTATCCCAACACTTACATGACTTTTCGACCGCCCTATTATCGTGTACACGTAGGTGATTATCTGAGCCGCGAAAAAGCCATGGAGTTCACCGAGTTCGTCCGGCTGGAGTTTGACGAAGCATGGGTTGTTCACAGCAGTATAAACCCTGCCCGTGTGGAACGGTAA
- a CDS encoding aldehyde dehydrogenase family protein, whose amino-acid sequence MSNRLNVLKTYKLYTGGKFSRSESEHYFQVMDKKGNPFANLCRASRKDMRNAVAAARKAQSGWADRSAYNRGQILYRMAEIMEGRRDQFVAELERTAVSRRKAETETDAAIDRLVHYAGWTDKYSSIFSTVNPVASPHFNFSMPEPNGVVGIAAPDDMPLIGLVSIVAPVIAGGNTCVVLASETHGSIACTLAEIIHSSDVPGGVVNILTGYRKEIIPHLASHMDVNAFLFAADDPGQKKIVQENAHLNVKRIQCYEKTDWLKDNAQSPYYILDFQDIKTTWHPVGT is encoded by the coding sequence ATGAGCAATCGTCTTAACGTCTTGAAAACGTACAAACTTTACACCGGCGGCAAATTTTCTCGATCCGAATCTGAACATTACTTTCAGGTAATGGACAAGAAGGGCAATCCTTTTGCCAACCTCTGCCGTGCATCCAGGAAAGACATGCGAAACGCTGTGGCCGCAGCAAGAAAAGCTCAGTCAGGCTGGGCTGACCGGAGTGCCTACAACCGGGGACAGATCCTTTACCGGATGGCCGAGATCATGGAAGGTCGCAGGGATCAGTTCGTTGCAGAGCTTGAACGCACTGCCGTGTCAAGGCGCAAAGCCGAAACCGAAACAGATGCAGCCATCGACAGACTGGTTCACTACGCCGGTTGGACGGACAAGTACTCATCCATTTTCAGTACGGTTAATCCGGTCGCAAGCCCGCATTTCAATTTTTCAATGCCGGAACCTAACGGCGTAGTCGGCATTGCCGCTCCGGATGACATGCCGCTTATCGGGCTCGTCTCCATCGTTGCACCTGTCATTGCCGGGGGAAACACCTGCGTTGTTCTGGCTTCAGAGACACATGGCAGTATTGCCTGTACACTGGCCGAGATTATCCATTCCTCTGATGTACCGGGTGGTGTAGTGAATATACTCACGGGGTATCGCAAGGAAATCATTCCGCACCTTGCCTCACATATGGATGTCAACGCCTTCCTGTTTGCTGCTGATGATCCCGGGCAGAAAAAAATCGTGCAGGAAAACGCCCATTTGAACGTTAAAAGGATTCAGTGCTACGAAAAAACCGACTGGCTGAAGGACAATGCCCAGTCCCCCTATTATATACTGGACTTTCAGGACATAAAAACAACCTGGCATCCGGTAGGGACATAA
- a CDS encoding aldehyde dehydrogenase family protein: protein MSEKETKTEKTLRFDDLWSYDPAPESADYVTIAGKYDLFINGSFQAPESGKYFKSINPATEELLSEVAEAGKKDVDKAVSSARKAYDEIWSKMPAKERGKYIFRIARLIQERAREFAILETLDTGKPIRESRDVDIPQVIAHYFYYAGWADKLNYAFPGLTPKPVGVAGQIIPWNFPMLMAAWKIAPALATGNTIVIKPAETTPLTAMKLAELFKDAGLPPGVVNIVTGPGSTGAEIVNHPGIDKIAFTGSTAVGKSIQQAVAGTEKKYTLELGGKAANIVFDDAPIDQAVEGIVNGIFFNQGHVCCAGSRLLVQEGVSDELIHKLKLRMETLIVGDPLDKNTDIGAINSKMQLERIREYLSESVEENQQIFQTKCSLPDKGYWCCPTLVENVSQSHRIVQEEVFGPVLTIQTFRTPEEAVSLANNTHYGLSSGIWTDKGSKIFKTGKQIRAGVIWANTFNKFDPTSPFGGFKESGVGREGGIHGLLPYLELSS, encoded by the coding sequence ATGTCAGAAAAAGAAACAAAAACAGAAAAAACGCTCCGGTTTGATGACCTCTGGTCTTATGACCCTGCACCGGAAAGCGCGGATTATGTAACCATTGCCGGAAAATACGACCTGTTTATCAACGGCTCCTTTCAGGCTCCCGAAAGCGGGAAATACTTCAAAAGCATCAACCCTGCCACTGAGGAGCTGCTGTCGGAGGTAGCAGAAGCTGGTAAGAAGGATGTAGACAAGGCTGTCTCATCTGCCAGAAAGGCTTACGACGAGATCTGGTCAAAAATGCCGGCAAAAGAACGGGGAAAATACATTTTCCGGATAGCACGGCTTATCCAGGAAAGGGCCCGCGAGTTTGCCATTCTTGAGACACTGGATACAGGCAAACCCATCCGGGAATCCCGGGATGTCGATATCCCGCAAGTCATAGCCCACTATTTCTACTATGCCGGCTGGGCGGACAAGCTCAACTATGCTTTTCCCGGATTGACTCCAAAACCTGTTGGTGTTGCCGGCCAGATCATACCCTGGAACTTTCCGATGCTGATGGCCGCCTGGAAGATTGCCCCTGCACTTGCCACCGGAAATACGATTGTGATCAAACCGGCTGAAACCACACCTCTCACGGCAATGAAACTGGCCGAATTGTTCAAGGATGCCGGCTTGCCGCCTGGTGTTGTCAACATTGTAACCGGACCGGGAAGTACAGGCGCTGAAATCGTGAATCATCCCGGAATTGATAAAATTGCATTTACCGGATCTACTGCCGTTGGTAAAAGCATTCAACAGGCGGTTGCAGGAACGGAAAAAAAATATACGCTCGAACTTGGAGGCAAAGCAGCCAATATTGTTTTCGATGACGCACCGATAGACCAGGCAGTGGAAGGAATTGTTAACGGAATCTTCTTCAATCAGGGACATGTCTGCTGCGCCGGCTCCCGGCTGCTTGTCCAGGAAGGAGTTTCCGACGAACTGATTCACAAGCTCAAATTGCGGATGGAAACGCTGATTGTCGGTGATCCCCTCGACAAAAACACCGATATCGGTGCCATCAACTCAAAAATGCAGCTTGAACGCATTCGCGAGTACCTCTCTGAAAGTGTTGAGGAAAACCAGCAGATATTTCAGACAAAATGCAGCCTTCCGGACAAAGGCTACTGGTGCTGCCCGACGCTGGTTGAGAACGTCAGTCAGTCTCACCGTATCGTGCAGGAGGAGGTCTTCGGTCCGGTACTAACCATTCAGACCTTCCGGACACCCGAAGAAGCCGTATCACTTGCCAATAACACCCACTATGGCCTGTCCAGCGGTATCTGGACCGACAAGGGATCAAAAATTTTCAAAACCGGCAAGCAAATCCGCGCCGGTGTCATCTGGGCAAACACATTCAACAAATTTGATCCCACTTCGCCGTTCGGCGGTTTCAAAGAGAGCGGCGTCGGCCGGGAAGGCGGCATCCACGGACTTTTACCATATCTGGAGTTATCATCATGA
- the deoC gene encoding deoxyribose-phosphate aldolase encodes MPDFRQIIPVDQVGVEERVAKFRTRSIKKESKLFALKLALEMVDLTTLEGMDSPGKVRQLCYKALYPYEQDPDIPQVAAICVYPNRVRLAAGILKGSGIQVASVATSFPSGMGTLESRIDEVRYAVDEGADEIDMVISRWAFLKGEYAHVFDEVAAIKEACGHAHLKVILETGELQTYENVRKASDISMYAGADFIKTSTGKISPAATMPVTLVMLEAIRDFYFKTGQKIGMKPAGGIRDSKTALHYLVMVKETLGADWLTPDLFRFGASSLANDLLMQIVKQKTGHYQSPDYFSIG; translated from the coding sequence ATGCCTGATTTCCGACAGATTATTCCCGTGGATCAGGTGGGTGTTGAAGAACGCGTTGCGAAATTCCGCACTCGCAGCATAAAAAAAGAGTCAAAACTGTTTGCCCTGAAGCTGGCCCTGGAAATGGTGGATCTGACCACACTCGAAGGCATGGACTCCCCTGGCAAAGTGAGACAATTGTGCTACAAGGCACTTTATCCATACGAACAGGATCCCGACATCCCGCAGGTTGCCGCCATTTGTGTCTACCCGAACCGGGTCAGGCTCGCAGCCGGCATTCTGAAGGGTTCCGGCATTCAGGTCGCCAGCGTTGCCACCTCTTTTCCCAGCGGCATGGGCACACTCGAATCGCGGATTGATGAAGTCAGGTATGCCGTTGATGAAGGTGCGGATGAAATTGACATGGTTATCTCCCGGTGGGCTTTTCTGAAAGGAGAATACGCCCACGTTTTTGATGAAGTTGCCGCCATTAAAGAGGCCTGCGGCCACGCTCATCTCAAGGTAATCCTTGAAACCGGCGAGTTGCAGACATATGAGAATGTGCGAAAAGCCAGCGATATATCCATGTACGCGGGGGCGGATTTCATCAAGACATCAACCGGAAAGATCTCACCTGCCGCAACAATGCCGGTGACTCTGGTCATGCTGGAAGCCATTCGTGATTTTTACTTCAAAACCGGGCAGAAAATTGGTATGAAACCTGCCGGCGGCATACGTGATTCCAAAACCGCGCTGCACTATCTGGTGATGGTCAAAGAAACGCTCGGCGCCGACTGGCTGACACCTGATCTGTTTCGTTTTGGAGCCAGCTCGCTGGCCAATGATTTGCTCATGCAGATCGTAAAACAAAAAACCGGTCACTACCAATCTCCCGACTATTTTTCTATCGGATAA
- a CDS encoding glycosyltransferase family 2 protein encodes MANPDFSIIIVTWNALHHLKTFLPSVHQHSGHNSEIIIADNASTDGTSDWVCENYHEIRVVTFDKNYGYCGGNNRAVPHARSDNLIFLNNDVEVTPGWTGPLKQILDSHSDIAAVQPKMLSWKNRRYFEYAGAAGGLLDRFAYPFCRGRIFDTLETDEGQYDYEADTAWASGAAFAIRKDLFLQCGGFDESFEFHMEEIDLCWQLWNLGYRIRYTPDSVVYHLGGGSLPAESPRKLYFNYRNNLKMIWKNSAPGTLAAKITARLTLDMISLARFLAGLKLKECYAVIRAHLHFYRSIPQLTKQRKNLASRRVTKDDSLVLAPLSIIRHYFLAKRKTYQQLPGLEIDGQSD; translated from the coding sequence ATGGCAAATCCCGACTTCAGTATTATTATCGTGACATGGAATGCCCTGCATCACTTGAAAACGTTTCTTCCTTCTGTCCATCAGCACTCCGGGCACAACTCCGAAATTATCATCGCCGATAATGCCTCAACGGATGGGACATCTGATTGGGTATGTGAAAACTATCATGAAATTCGGGTGGTTACATTTGACAAAAACTACGGGTATTGCGGCGGCAATAACCGGGCTGTTCCCCATGCCCGGTCTGACAACCTGATATTCCTCAACAACGATGTGGAAGTAACTCCGGGCTGGACCGGTCCGCTTAAGCAGATCCTTGACAGTCATAGCGATATCGCTGCTGTTCAGCCTAAAATGCTGAGCTGGAAAAACCGGCGGTATTTTGAATACGCAGGAGCGGCCGGCGGATTGCTTGACCGGTTTGCCTATCCGTTCTGCAGGGGCAGGATTTTCGACACCCTTGAGACGGACGAAGGTCAGTATGACTATGAAGCTGATACAGCATGGGCAAGCGGGGCGGCATTTGCCATCCGAAAGGATCTGTTTTTGCAATGCGGCGGATTCGATGAGTCTTTCGAGTTCCACATGGAAGAAATTGACCTTTGCTGGCAGCTTTGGAATCTCGGATACCGCATCCGGTACACTCCGGATTCCGTCGTTTATCATCTCGGTGGAGGATCCCTGCCTGCCGAATCCCCCAGAAAGCTCTATTTCAATTATCGCAACAACCTTAAGATGATCTGGAAAAACAGTGCTCCCGGAACTTTGGCCGCAAAAATCACGGCAAGGCTGACTCTTGACATGATATCACTGGCACGTTTTCTGGCTGGTCTTAAGCTCAAAGAGTGTTATGCTGTGATTCGGGCCCATCTTCACTTTTACAGATCAATACCGCAACTTACGAAACAGCGAAAAAACCTTGCGTCCCGGCGGGTCACCAAAGACGACAGCCTTGTGCTTGCGCCCTTGTCGATTATCCGGCACTATTTTCTGGCGAAACGCAAAACGTATCAGCAGCTTCCCGGACTGGAAATTGACGGGCAATCTGACTAA
- a CDS encoding metallophosphoesterase family protein encodes MLKIGLISDTHHYLDPRVPEYFDGVDEVWHAGDFGSIAIADDLKKLAPLKGVYGNIDGSDIRSEFPLHQRFQKEGVDVWMTHIGGNPGRYALPIKGSLEEHPPGLFICGHTHILKIARDPDKNNMIYMNPGAAGRHGFHEYRTIVRFGLSNGKVKDVEVINLGKRSEVSFATAK; translated from the coding sequence ATGCTTAAAATAGGGCTGATATCAGACACACACCATTATCTGGACCCTCGTGTTCCCGAATATTTTGACGGGGTGGATGAAGTCTGGCATGCCGGGGACTTTGGTTCAATAGCCATAGCGGATGATCTGAAGAAGCTGGCCCCGCTGAAAGGGGTATATGGTAATATTGACGGAAGTGATATCAGGTCTGAATTCCCGCTTCATCAAAGATTTCAGAAAGAAGGAGTGGATGTATGGATGACACACATCGGCGGCAATCCCGGTCGTTATGCCTTGCCTATCAAGGGGAGTCTGGAAGAGCACCCACCGGGTCTGTTTATTTGCGGGCATACACATATTCTGAAAATTGCCCGTGATCCGGACAAAAATAACATGATCTACATGAATCCCGGTGCGGCAGGCCGGCACGGTTTCCACGAGTACCGGACTATCGTACGTTTCGGTCTCAGTAACGGCAAGGTGAAAGATGTAGAGGTAATCAATCTGGGTAAAAGGTCAGAGGTGTCTTTTGCCACCGCAAAGTGA
- a CDS encoding phytoene desaturase family protein: protein MKISIIGAGLGGLASAAILAARGHAVDLFEKNDHPGGKMQEVRINGFRFDTGPSLLTMPFVIERIFELCGKKTEDYLDWVPVEPVCRYQFSDGVVFNNYYDAGKNRNELLRVAPEDVEAWDEFMDYSADLYRHTSETFLFNPLQRPGDFNLTDLPDFLKIDAFSTVAKRVDDYFSSPRLRQLFKRFTTYNGSSPYLAPATLNVIPFVELRLGGFYIKGGMYNLALALARLAEDSGARIHTGFPVDMIIPDPARRKHVSGIMLDGSLFESDVVISNSDATDTYLNLLPDNAISARHRRKISRIEPSCSGFVVLLGIDKTYDQLEHHNIFFSEDYENEFRAIFERRELPEEPTIYVTNTSGTDSKDAPSGCSNLYMLVNAPYTQNGQQWYEWTETYADHLIHTLENRGLDGLGSSVIERKVITPADFERMYRSNRGSIYGTSSNTRTAAFARPRNKSPWFDNLYLCGGSTHPGGGIPLVLQSALNVSTLLQRYDKRV, encoded by the coding sequence ATGAAAATCAGTATAATCGGCGCCGGCCTCGGCGGTCTGGCATCCGCAGCCATTTTAGCCGCAAGGGGTCATGCCGTTGACCTGTTTGAAAAAAATGACCATCCCGGCGGGAAAATGCAGGAAGTGCGTATCAATGGATTCCGTTTCGATACCGGACCGAGTCTGCTGACCATGCCTTTTGTGATTGAGCGTATTTTTGAGTTGTGCGGAAAAAAAACCGAGGATTATCTGGACTGGGTGCCTGTTGAACCTGTTTGCCGCTATCAGTTTTCTGACGGGGTCGTTTTCAATAATTACTATGATGCGGGAAAAAACCGCAACGAGCTTTTGCGGGTTGCTCCCGAAGACGTGGAAGCCTGGGATGAGTTCATGGATTACAGTGCCGACCTGTACCGGCATACTTCAGAGACTTTTCTGTTCAATCCGCTGCAGCGGCCTGGCGATTTCAACCTCACCGACCTGCCCGATTTTCTGAAAATTGACGCCTTTTCAACTGTCGCGAAACGGGTGGATGACTATTTCAGTTCTCCCCGGCTCAGACAGCTTTTCAAAAGGTTTACAACCTACAATGGCTCTTCCCCGTATCTTGCACCTGCAACTCTTAATGTGATTCCCTTCGTAGAACTTCGCCTTGGCGGGTTTTACATAAAAGGCGGGATGTACAACCTGGCACTGGCTCTGGCCAGACTGGCCGAAGACAGCGGTGCCCGCATACATACCGGATTCCCGGTTGATATGATTATTCCGGACCCGGCTCGGCGCAAACATGTATCAGGCATCATGCTTGACGGTTCGCTTTTTGAATCGGATGTGGTCATCTCCAACAGTGACGCTACCGACACCTATCTCAACCTGCTTCCGGACAATGCCATATCGGCCCGGCACAGAAGAAAAATTTCCCGGATTGAGCCATCATGCTCCGGTTTTGTAGTTCTGCTGGGTATCGACAAGACGTATGACCAGCTGGAACATCACAATATCTTTTTCTCCGAGGATTATGAGAACGAATTCCGTGCAATTTTTGAACGCAGGGAACTCCCGGAAGAACCCACGATCTATGTCACCAATACATCCGGAACGGACAGCAAAGATGCACCTTCCGGTTGTTCGAATCTTTACATGCTGGTCAATGCGCCTTACACTCAAAATGGCCAGCAGTGGTATGAGTGGACGGAGACCTATGCCGATCATCTGATTCATACTTTGGAAAACCGGGGCCTCGATGGCCTGGGCAGTTCGGTAATTGAAAGAAAAGTGATCACGCCGGCTGATTTTGAGCGGATGTACCGCTCCAACAGAGGAAGTATTTACGGAACCAGTTCCAATACGCGGACAGCTGCTTTTGCCCGTCCGAGGAACAAATCTCCCTGGTTTGACAATCTCTATCTCTGTGGCGGCAGCACGCATCCGGGAGGAGGCATTCCGCTTGTTCTTCAGTCTGCACTGAATGTGAGCACCTTGTTACAACGCTATGACAAACGGGTTTAA
- the rlmD gene encoding 23S rRNA (uracil(1939)-C(5))-methyltransferase RlmD, which translates to MSSQQAPSPVKKGRILDLEITAAAFEGKGLGKVDDYAVFVKNTAPGDRVRVRIIKKKKKYAEAVLLELLSPSEERITPKCRHAGVCGGCTWQHISYEKELEYKSGHVRDHFQRIGGFKDLPMVPAIEADHPFYYRNKMEYTFGDRRWLTDREVQSDEPVEDKHFALGLHVPGRYDRILNLEECHLQNPVSFRILDTVRSYALDHDIEPYNTHKHTGYLRNLIIRDSVHTGELMVNLVTREDDPETITALATHLKQQFPQITTIVNTINDTRSPSSEGRYRNIISGPGFIQEHLGPCRFRIDPDTFFQTNTLQAEKLYDLVMQALGDTRVSTLYDLYCGVGTLSIYLSQKADKVIGIELHPGAVEKAKENAADNDIGHAVFKHGDMKDIFNDDLVGQYGHPDVIITDPPRAGMHENVINQIISIAPGKIIYVSCNSSTQARDIALLSDHYELKSLQPVDMFPRTYHIESVAVLEAR; encoded by the coding sequence ATGAGCAGTCAGCAAGCCCCTTCCCCTGTAAAAAAAGGCCGTATACTGGATCTGGAAATTACCGCAGCTGCATTCGAGGGAAAAGGACTGGGCAAGGTGGATGATTATGCGGTGTTCGTGAAAAATACGGCACCGGGTGACCGTGTCAGAGTCCGCATCATAAAGAAAAAGAAAAAATACGCAGAAGCAGTGCTCCTTGAATTACTCTCCCCCTCTGAAGAGCGAATTACTCCAAAATGCCGCCACGCAGGCGTTTGCGGAGGCTGTACATGGCAGCATATCTCTTATGAAAAAGAGCTTGAATACAAGTCCGGACATGTAAGGGATCACTTTCAGCGCATAGGCGGTTTTAAAGATTTGCCGATGGTCCCTGCTATTGAAGCAGACCACCCGTTTTATTACAGAAATAAAATGGAGTACACATTCGGTGACCGCAGATGGCTGACCGATAGAGAGGTGCAGTCTGACGAACCGGTGGAGGACAAACACTTTGCACTCGGCCTGCACGTTCCCGGGCGCTATGACCGGATACTGAATCTTGAAGAGTGCCATTTGCAGAACCCCGTATCCTTCCGCATTCTCGACACCGTCCGCTCATATGCCCTGGACCATGACATTGAACCGTACAACACACACAAGCACACCGGTTACCTGCGCAATTTAATCATCCGGGACAGTGTGCATACCGGTGAGCTGATGGTCAATCTGGTTACCAGAGAAGATGATCCGGAGACCATAACGGCACTGGCAACACATCTGAAGCAGCAGTTTCCTCAGATTACGACCATTGTCAACACCATCAACGACACGCGCTCTCCTTCTTCTGAAGGCAGATACCGCAACATCATTTCCGGACCCGGATTTATACAGGAGCATCTCGGGCCCTGCCGTTTTCGCATTGATCCGGACACCTTTTTCCAGACAAACACTTTACAGGCGGAAAAGCTTTATGATTTGGTAATGCAGGCGTTGGGAGATACCCGGGTTTCAACGCTTTATGACCTTTACTGCGGCGTTGGAACACTCTCCATTTACCTCAGTCAAAAGGCTGATAAAGTTATCGGCATTGAGCTGCATCCGGGTGCCGTCGAAAAAGCAAAAGAAAATGCTGCAGACAATGATATCGGCCATGCCGTTTTTAAGCATGGTGATATGAAGGATATATTCAACGATGACCTTGTCGGGCAGTACGGTCATCCGGATGTTATCATCACCGACCCGCCCAGAGCCGGCATGCATGAAAACGTTATCAACCAGATTATTTCCATTGCACCGGGCAAAATCATTTATGTCAGCTGCAACAGCTCAACACAGGCCCGTGATATCGCCCTGTTGTCCGATCATTATGAATTGAAAAGCCTGCAGCCGGTCGACATGTTTCCACGGACATATCATATTGAGTCGGTAGCCGTTTTAGAAGCAAGATAA
- a CDS encoding cyclic nucleotide-binding domain-containing protein has translation MKPKFLKRIKSQSEVIFQSPFLKRLSHLERYELLQLSHRRRYKAGEFVYHQGDPGTGLYLIEQGSVELLFKQSQDSEVIPLTVLHSPESFGTFSVDYQIRRKASARCTNDCILYGFFISDYQTLSKRHPRIALKLLETLNVVSVQQFDLAYSRLGRDSEPESYAMLFETYDIPSEESVDEKVQ, from the coding sequence ATGAAACCCAAATTCCTGAAACGGATAAAATCACAATCTGAAGTAATTTTTCAGTCCCCATTTCTGAAGAGACTATCTCACCTGGAGCGGTATGAGTTGCTGCAGCTCAGCCACCGTCGCAGATACAAGGCCGGTGAATTTGTCTACCACCAGGGAGATCCCGGCACAGGTCTCTATCTTATTGAGCAAGGTTCCGTAGAGCTGCTGTTCAAACAATCACAGGACTCTGAAGTCATTCCTCTGACCGTTCTGCATTCTCCTGAATCTTTCGGAACATTCAGCGTAGATTACCAGATCAGACGAAAAGCATCCGCCAGGTGTACCAACGACTGCATTCTCTATGGCTTTTTCATCTCCGACTACCAGACTTTAAGCAAACGGCATCCGAGAATTGCACTGAAACTTCTGGAAACCCTTAATGTGGTTTCTGTACAGCAATTTGATCTCGCCTATTCACGACTCGGCCGGGATTCCGAACCGGAGTCTTATGCCATGTTATTTGAAACCTATGACATTCCATCCGAAGAATCGGTTGACGAAAAAGTACAATAA